The Streptomyces nitrosporeus genome includes a window with the following:
- a CDS encoding DNA-3-methyladenine glycosylase I, which yields MSGARPAADGRLRCPWGLATEDYLTYHDTEWGRPVRGDDALFERLCLEAFQSGLSWLTILRRREGFRSAFAGFSIPAVAEFTDTDRERLLADPGIIRNRAKVDATLANAKVLAGWEKGELDALIWSYAPDPAARPAPRTLGDVPAVTPGSTALAKELKKRSIRFVGPTTAYALMQACGLVDDHLADCVARGGG from the coding sequence GTGAGCGGGGCCCGTCCCGCGGCGGACGGCCGCCTGCGCTGCCCGTGGGGCCTCGCCACCGAGGACTACCTCACCTACCACGACACGGAGTGGGGCCGCCCGGTCCGCGGCGACGACGCCCTCTTCGAGCGGCTCTGCCTGGAGGCGTTCCAGTCCGGGCTCTCCTGGCTGACGATCCTGCGCCGCCGCGAGGGGTTCCGCAGCGCGTTCGCCGGCTTCAGCATCCCGGCCGTCGCGGAGTTCACGGACACCGACCGGGAACGCCTCCTCGCCGACCCCGGCATCATCCGCAACCGTGCCAAGGTCGACGCCACCCTGGCCAACGCCAAGGTGCTGGCCGGATGGGAGAAGGGGGAGCTGGACGCCCTGATCTGGTCGTACGCCCCCGACCCCGCGGCCCGCCCGGCCCCCCGCACCCTCGGCGACGTCCCGGCCGTCACCCCCGGGTCCACGGCACTGGCCAAGGAACTCAAGAAGCGGTCCATCCGCTTCGTCGGCCCCACCACGGCCTACGCCCTGATGCAGGCATGCGGTCTGGTCGACGACCACCTGGCCGACTGCGTGGCCCGGGGCGGCGGCTGA
- a CDS encoding cell division protein DivIVA gives MRVFWFLLLTMAVVVAAVTLAVVGGGGGAVLQDAEPERLTDPLPAGRPVGRADIEALRLPLAVRGYRMTDVDDALGRLGAELAERDARIAELESALAGAQATAVTGPDLFKRSGDRPEGGTGPAEPGDGGAADGEERR, from the coding sequence CGATGGCCGTGGTGGTGGCCGCGGTCACGCTGGCGGTGGTCGGCGGTGGTGGCGGCGCCGTCCTGCAGGACGCCGAGCCGGAACGGCTCACCGACCCGCTGCCCGCCGGACGGCCCGTCGGCCGCGCCGACATCGAGGCCCTGCGGCTCCCCCTGGCGGTGCGCGGTTACCGCATGACGGACGTGGACGACGCCCTCGGCCGGCTCGGCGCCGAACTCGCCGAGCGGGACGCCCGGATCGCCGAACTGGAATCCGCGCTGGCCGGCGCCCAGGCGACCGCGGTGACCGGCCCCGACCTCTTCAAGCGGTCCGGTGACCGCCCGGAGGGCGGGACGGGCCCCGCGGAGCCGGGGGACGGCGGGGCGGCGGACGGGGAGGAGCGCCGGTGA